Proteins encoded in a region of the Panthera tigris isolate Pti1 chromosome B2, P.tigris_Pti1_mat1.1, whole genome shotgun sequence genome:
- the ZNF76 gene encoding zinc finger protein 76 isoform X1 → MESLGLQTVTLSDGTTAYVQQAVKGEKLLEGQVIQLEDGTTAYIHQVTVQKEPLSFEDGQPVQLEDGSMAYIHRTPKEGYDPSALEAVQLEDGSTAYIHHPVAVPSDSAILAVQTEVGLEDLAAEDDEGFSADTVVALEQYASKVLHDSQAPHNGKGQQVGDRAFRCGYKGCGRLYTTAHHLKVHERAHTGDRPYRCDFPSCGKAFATGYGLKSHVRTHTGEKPYKCPEELCSKAFKTSGDLQKHVRTHTGERPFRCPFEGCGRSFTTSNIRKVHVRTHTGERPYTCPEPHCGRGFTSATNYKNHVRIHTGEKPYVCTVPGCGKRFTEYSSLYKHHVVHTHCKPYTCSTCGKTYRQTSTLAMHKRSAHGELEATEESEQALYEQQQLEAACAAEESLPPKRPRIAYLSEVKEEGDAIPAQVAMVTEEDGAPQVALITQDGAQQVSLSPEDLQALGSAISMVTQHSSTTLTIPSEDDDLATSGTHTVTMVSADGTQTQPVTIITSGTVVAEDSSVASLHHQQVALLATANGTHIAVQLEEQQTLEEAISVATAAMQQGAVTLEATEPENGC, encoded by the exons ATGGAGAGCTTGGGGCTGCAGACGGTGACCCTCAGTGATGGGACGACAGCCTATGTCCAGCAAGCTGTCAAAG GAGAGAAGCTGCTTGAAGGGCAGGTGATCCAGCTCGAGGATGGGACCACTGCATACATTCACCAAGTGACGGTGCAGAAAG AACCTCTTTCCTTTGAGGATGGACAACCTGTGCAGCTGGAAGATGGCAGCATGGCCTACATACACCGCACACCCAAAG AGGGCTATGACCCCAGTGCCCTGGAGGCCGTCCAGCTGGAAGACGGCTCCACTGCCTACATTCATCACCCCGTGGCTGTGCCGTCAGACAGCGCCATCCTGGCCGTGCAGACAGAGGTGGGCTTGGAGGACCTGGCCGCAGAGGACGATGAGGGCTTCAGCGCAGACACAGTGGTGGCCCTGGAGCAGTATGCCAGCAAG gtTCTGCATGACAGCCAGGCTCCCCATAACGGCAAAGGACAGCAGGTTGGGGACAGAGCATTCCGCTGTGGCTACAAGGGCTGTGGGCGTCTCTACACCACTGCTCATCACTTAAAG GTGCATGAAAGAGCTCACACGGGTGACCGTCCGTACAGGTGTGATTTCCCCAGCTGCGGAAAGGCCTTTGCCACAG GATATGGGCTGAAGAGCCATGTGCGCACCCACACTGGTGAGAAGCCATATAAGTGCCCAGAGGAGTTGTGCAGCAAGGCCTTCAAGACCTCAGGAGACCTGCAGAAGCACGTCCGGACCCACACTG GTGAACGCCCATTCCGATGCCCCTTTGAGGGCTGTGGCCGCTCCTTCACCACATCAAATATCCGCAAGGTACATGTGCGCACCCACACAGGCGAGCGGCCCTACACCTGCCCCGAGCCCCACTGTGGCCGGGGCTTCACCAGCGCCACCAACTACAAGAATCACGTGCGCATCCACACAG GGGAGAAGCCATACGTTTGCACGGTACCAGGCTGCGGGAAGCGCTTCACCGAGTACTCGAGCCTGTATAAGCACCATGTGGTGCACACACACTGCAAGCCCTACACCTGCAGCACCTGCGGCAAGACGTACCGACAGACCTCCACCCTGGCCATGCACAAGCGCAGCGCCCACGGCGAGCTGGAGGCCACGGAGGAGAGCGAGCAGGCCCTTTATGAGCAACAGCAGCTCGAGG CCGCGTGTGCAGCCGAGGAGAGCCTGCCACCCAAACGACCACGCATTGCTTACCTTTCGGAGGTGAAAGAAGAAGGTGATGCCATCCCAGCCCAAGTGGCCATGGTGACCGAGGAGGACGGGGCCCCCCAGGTGGCTCTGATCACTCAGGATGGTGCCCAGCAG GTCAGCCTGTCTCCGGAAGACCTGCAGGCCCTGGGGAGCGCTATCAGCATGGTGACCCAGCACAGCAGCACCACCCTCACCATACCCAGTGAGGACGATGACCTTGCCACATCTGGCACACATACGGTCACCATGGTCAGCGCTGATGGCACGCAGACGCAGCCC GTTACAATCATTACCTCTGGGACTGTGGTGGCCGAAGACTCTAGTGTAGCATCCCTTCATCACCAACAGGTGGCACTGTTGGCCACAGCCAACGGAACGCACATTGCGGTGCAG CTGGAGGAGCAGCAGACCTTAGAGGAGGCCATCAGTGTAGCCACCGCTGCCATGCAGCAAGGGGCCGTGACCCTGGAGGCTACAGAGCCCGAGAACGGCTGCTGA
- the ZNF76 gene encoding zinc finger protein 76 isoform X2 codes for MESLGLQTVTLSDGTTAYVQQAVKGEKLLEGQVIQLEDGTTAYIHQVTVQKEPLSFEDGQPVQLEDGSMAYIHRTPKEGYDPSALEAVQLEDGSTAYIHHPVAVPSDSAILAVQTEVGLEDLAAEDDEGFSADTVVALEQYASKVLHDSQAPHNGKGQQVGDRAFRCGYKGCGRLYTTAHHLKVHERAHTGDRPYRCDFPSCGKAFATGYGLKSHVRTHTGEKPYKCPEELCSKAFKTSGDLQKHVRTHTGEKPYVCTVPGCGKRFTEYSSLYKHHVVHTHCKPYTCSTCGKTYRQTSTLAMHKRSAHGELEATEESEQALYEQQQLEAACAAEESLPPKRPRIAYLSEVKEEGDAIPAQVAMVTEEDGAPQVALITQDGAQQVSLSPEDLQALGSAISMVTQHSSTTLTIPSEDDDLATSGTHTVTMVSADGTQTQPVTIITSGTVVAEDSSVASLHHQQVALLATANGTHIAVQLEEQQTLEEAISVATAAMQQGAVTLEATEPENGC; via the exons ATGGAGAGCTTGGGGCTGCAGACGGTGACCCTCAGTGATGGGACGACAGCCTATGTCCAGCAAGCTGTCAAAG GAGAGAAGCTGCTTGAAGGGCAGGTGATCCAGCTCGAGGATGGGACCACTGCATACATTCACCAAGTGACGGTGCAGAAAG AACCTCTTTCCTTTGAGGATGGACAACCTGTGCAGCTGGAAGATGGCAGCATGGCCTACATACACCGCACACCCAAAG AGGGCTATGACCCCAGTGCCCTGGAGGCCGTCCAGCTGGAAGACGGCTCCACTGCCTACATTCATCACCCCGTGGCTGTGCCGTCAGACAGCGCCATCCTGGCCGTGCAGACAGAGGTGGGCTTGGAGGACCTGGCCGCAGAGGACGATGAGGGCTTCAGCGCAGACACAGTGGTGGCCCTGGAGCAGTATGCCAGCAAG gtTCTGCATGACAGCCAGGCTCCCCATAACGGCAAAGGACAGCAGGTTGGGGACAGAGCATTCCGCTGTGGCTACAAGGGCTGTGGGCGTCTCTACACCACTGCTCATCACTTAAAG GTGCATGAAAGAGCTCACACGGGTGACCGTCCGTACAGGTGTGATTTCCCCAGCTGCGGAAAGGCCTTTGCCACAG GATATGGGCTGAAGAGCCATGTGCGCACCCACACTGGTGAGAAGCCATATAAGTGCCCAGAGGAGTTGTGCAGCAAGGCCTTCAAGACCTCAGGAGACCTGCAGAAGCACGTCCGGACCCACACTG GGGAGAAGCCATACGTTTGCACGGTACCAGGCTGCGGGAAGCGCTTCACCGAGTACTCGAGCCTGTATAAGCACCATGTGGTGCACACACACTGCAAGCCCTACACCTGCAGCACCTGCGGCAAGACGTACCGACAGACCTCCACCCTGGCCATGCACAAGCGCAGCGCCCACGGCGAGCTGGAGGCCACGGAGGAGAGCGAGCAGGCCCTTTATGAGCAACAGCAGCTCGAGG CCGCGTGTGCAGCCGAGGAGAGCCTGCCACCCAAACGACCACGCATTGCTTACCTTTCGGAGGTGAAAGAAGAAGGTGATGCCATCCCAGCCCAAGTGGCCATGGTGACCGAGGAGGACGGGGCCCCCCAGGTGGCTCTGATCACTCAGGATGGTGCCCAGCAG GTCAGCCTGTCTCCGGAAGACCTGCAGGCCCTGGGGAGCGCTATCAGCATGGTGACCCAGCACAGCAGCACCACCCTCACCATACCCAGTGAGGACGATGACCTTGCCACATCTGGCACACATACGGTCACCATGGTCAGCGCTGATGGCACGCAGACGCAGCCC GTTACAATCATTACCTCTGGGACTGTGGTGGCCGAAGACTCTAGTGTAGCATCCCTTCATCACCAACAGGTGGCACTGTTGGCCACAGCCAACGGAACGCACATTGCGGTGCAG CTGGAGGAGCAGCAGACCTTAGAGGAGGCCATCAGTGTAGCCACCGCTGCCATGCAGCAAGGGGCCGTGACCCTGGAGGCTACAGAGCCCGAGAACGGCTGCTGA